A DNA window from Cutaneotrichosporon cavernicola HIS019 DNA, chromosome: 2 contains the following coding sequences:
- a CDS encoding uncharacterized protein (PQ loop repeat), which translates to MANAWDLISSACGVIYFTAWSASFYPQLILNHKRRSALGLAPDFVVVNPIGFLCLAIWSFGAYFSATARRQYAERHDGHTPQVSKSDLAFSAHALLLSTLTLIQSAWLFYRAHRARKNVAEDSLLVGRMDRAPVAPHRVTRVALLVMGLASLWVGMSTLLGRTELLDFLYFASSLKIAITAIKYTPQLILNSKLKTVRGFAITTILADLTGGIFSLAQLVISSVFIDGQVAGIWANPGKLGLSMLTIMFDIAFIVQHYVLYPNAGDESDEEYEDDA; encoded by the exons ATGGCGAACGCGTGGGACCTCATCTCGTCCGCCTGCGGCGTTATATACTTTACCGCGTGGAGTGCGAGCTTCTACCCTcagctcatcctcaaccACAAGCGACGAAG cgcGCTCGGTCTCGCACCGGACTTTGTCGTTGTTAACCCAATCGGGTTCCTCTGCCTCGCGATCTGGTCGTTCGGCGCCTACTTCTCCGCCACCGCTCGTCGGCAGTATGCCGAGAGGCACGACGGGCACACACCCCAAGTCTCCAAATCCGATCTGGCGTTCAGCGCGcatgccctcctcctctcaaCACTTACGCTCATCCAGAGCGCGTGGCTATTCTATCGTGCCCACCGCGCACGCAAGAATGTTGCAGAGGACAGCCTCCTCGTGGGCCGGATGGACCGAGCGCCAGTCGCACCACACCGCGTCACTAGAGTGGCATTGTTGGTAATGGGGCTTGCGTCGCTCTGGGTCGGCATGAGCACGTTGCTCGGCCGGACTGAGCTTCTCGACTTTCTCTATTTCGCGAGTAGCCTCAAGATCGCCATCACTGCAATCAAGTACACCCCccagctcatcctcaactCCAAGCTCAAGACCGTGCGCGGGTTCGCGATAACCACCATTCTTGCC gacCTCACTGGCGGGATCTTCTCCCTCGCTCAGCTCGTCATCTCGAGCGTGTTTATCGATGGGCAGGTGGCGGGCATCTGGGCCAACCCCGGTAAGCTTGGTCTCTCGATGTTGACGATCATGTTCGACATTGCGTTCATCGTGCAGCACTACGTGCTCTACCCGAACGCGGGGGACGAGAGCGATGAAGAGTACGAGGATGACGCGTAG
- a CDS encoding uncharacterized protein (Cytoplasm protein) yields MEWVLLNGTPATCSNIGLHNLYPGEVDMLISGPNHGRNSSAAFALSSGTIGAAMAGALAVPITGPDGKSRTFMPSIALSYGVVERPVPPRALELAHEVAVGVCKRLFDDWGWEDESKRKPVQVYSVNVPLVTEAIERENRKVCFTTMWRNTYGQLFVPTQKPPQEETNWSAADKVQQADDAESVKDTDGPLRFRFAPNFHPLLHPSPDAVPEGTDAWAFYHGYTSVTPLLANFAELQDPCQGFGDALSGRFW; encoded by the exons aTGGAATgggtcctcctcaacggG ACACCAGCAACGTGCAGCAACATTGGGCTGCACAACCTGTATCCCGGCGAGGTGGACATGTTAATATCGGGACCCAATC ACGGACGCaactcgtcggcggcgttcGCGCTGAGCTCTGGCACAATCGGGGCGGCAATGGCTGGCGCGCTTGCCGTTCCCATTACAGGACCAGATGGCAAGTCGCGCACATTTATGCCCTCCATTGCTCTCAGTTACGGCGTGGTAGAGCGACCTGtgcctcctcgcgcgctAGAACTCGCCCATGAGGTGGCGGTAGGCGTGTGCAAGCGCCTCTTTGACGACTGGGGCTGGGAAGACGAGTCGAAGAGGAAGCCAGTACAGGTATACAGCGTCAACGTGCCGCTGGTCACGGAGGCCATTGAGCGCGAAAACCGTAAGGTGTGCTTCACAACCATGTGGCGTAACACGTACGGGCAGCTGTTTGTGCCGACGCAAAAGCCGCCACAGGAGGAGACCAACTggagcgccgccgacaaggtgcagcaggccgacgacgccgagagcgTCAAGGACACGGATGGACCGCTGCGCTTCCGCTTCGCACCCAACTTCCACCCCCTACTCCACCCCTCCCCTGACGCTGTGCCAGAGGGCACTGACGCGTGGGCGTTCTACCACGGCTACACGAGCGTAACGCCGTTGCTCGCCAACTTTGCCGAGCTGCAGGACCCCTGTCAGGGATTCGGCGACGCGTTGAGCGGGCGGTTCTGGTAG
- a CDS encoding uncharacterized protein (Cytoplasm protein) has translation MAPVPTLGKRPVVLLTNDDGPPSDHSPNIFQFAKQLIKDLGWEVRVVIPDGQRSWVGKGFAINQIIAASFFYPLGTLIMGRH, from the exons ATGGCACCAGTCCCCACGCTCGGCAAGCGTCCAGTCGTTCTTCTTACT AACGACGACGGACCACCTTCGGACCATTCGCCCAACATATTCCAGTTCGCAAAGCAGCTCATCAAGGATCTAGGCTGGGAGGTGCGCGTGGTGATTCCCGATGGTCAACGGTCTTG GGTCGGGAAGGGCTTTGCCATCAACCAGATCATCGCCGCGAGCTTCTTCTACCCACTCGGCACGTTAATCATGGGGCGCCACTGA